One genomic segment of Cardinium endosymbiont of Philonthus spinipes includes these proteins:
- a CDS encoding transposase family protein encodes MSCLTGWAVIEFSEVVKRLAPAWEKIVEQKKCHGRKSHVATLQDRVLCVLIYYRTYLIHIFWGYLFNLHNSNICRLLKKWNLYWQKVIKIKKDRSMTSDKILGLLVGATEQPTQRLQESLKCKKSYFSKKQMTTMKIEIVMESSEHFLTHAFHPIRRGSSAGKQCSRRCSAYYFKYKISFYKLSLV; translated from the coding sequence ATGTCATGTCTTACAGGTTGGGCAGTTATAGAATTCTCAGAAGTTGTTAAGAGATTAGCTCCAGCTTGGGAAAAAATTGTAGAACAGAAGAAATGTCATGGAAGAAAGTCTCATGTAGCAACGCTTCAAGACAGGGTTTTATGCGTACTGATATACTACAGAACGTATCTCATACACATATTTTGGGGTTATTTATTCAATTTACACAATTCTAATATCTGCCGCTTGCTAAAAAAATGGAACCTTTACTGGCAAAAAGTAATAAAAATTAAGAAAGATAGATCCATGACTTCTGATAAGATTTTAGGGCTTCTAGTAGGTGCCACAGAGCAACCGACCCAGCGTCTCCAAGAGAGCCTAAAATGTAAGAAAAGCTATTTTAGTAAGAAGCAAATGACCACCATGAAAATAGAAATTGTTATGGAATCAAGTGAACACTTCCTCACTCATGCTTTCCATCCGATTCGAAGAGGGTCTAGTGCAGGCAAACAGTGTAGTAGGCGTTGTTCTGCGTACTATTTTAAATATAAAATCAGTTTTTATAAATTAAGCTTGGTTTAA
- the murD gene encoding UDP-N-acetylmuramoyl-L-alanine--D-glutamate ligase yields the protein MRLAILGGGESGTGAALLAKQQGIDVFLSDAGIIKADYKHLLTTHQIPFEEGGHTIEKIQSADEVIKSPGIPHTATIIRKLQNIPIIDEIEFAARYAKGKIIAVTGSNGKSTTAHLIYHLLHAAGYQVALAGNIGYSFAKCLTQSTYAYYVLELSSFQLEAIKDFKPAIACLLNITPDHLDRYHSSIEAYAQAKLNLLRNMTPLDHFIYNKADPITTQYLPKQKILPQLHPISPIDNPNNLLHLNGQDYTLSTSREQVALLGRHNQYNAMVAATAAALAGLSSETIATALPTFCGLPHRLEWCGAPQGIDCYNDSKSTNVASTTAALLSFSQPIIWIAGGIDKGNNYAPLLPIVQEQVKAIICLGKDNSAIIKSFRPLGLPIKETDNLSSAIDNALSIALPGEVILLSPACASFDLFKNFEDRGNQFKEQINARIQK from the coding sequence ATGCGATTAGCAATATTAGGTGGCGGAGAAAGCGGAACCGGTGCAGCCCTCTTGGCCAAACAACAAGGAATAGATGTCTTCCTGTCAGATGCTGGCATCATTAAAGCAGACTATAAACATTTACTGACCACCCACCAGATTCCATTTGAAGAGGGAGGCCACACCATAGAAAAAATACAATCAGCAGATGAAGTCATCAAAAGCCCCGGGATACCCCATACAGCCACAATCATCAGGAAACTCCAAAATATACCCATCATAGATGAAATAGAATTTGCAGCACGCTACGCAAAGGGAAAAATTATAGCTGTAACAGGCTCAAATGGCAAAAGCACAACAGCCCACCTGATTTACCATTTGCTCCATGCAGCAGGGTACCAGGTCGCTTTAGCTGGGAATATAGGATATAGCTTTGCTAAGTGCCTCACACAATCAACCTATGCCTACTACGTATTAGAGCTTTCCAGCTTTCAACTGGAAGCAATCAAAGATTTTAAGCCAGCCATTGCTTGTCTACTAAATATTACACCTGACCACCTAGATAGATACCATAGCTCCATAGAAGCCTATGCCCAAGCCAAGTTGAACCTATTGCGCAACATGACCCCATTAGACCACTTTATTTACAATAAAGCCGATCCAATCACCACACAATATCTGCCAAAACAGAAGATTTTACCACAATTACATCCTATATCTCCTATTGATAATCCTAACAACCTATTGCACCTTAATGGGCAGGACTACACCCTGTCTACTAGCAGGGAGCAAGTAGCCTTACTAGGCAGGCATAACCAGTATAATGCTATGGTTGCGGCTACAGCAGCGGCTTTAGCAGGCCTCTCTTCTGAAACAATTGCTACTGCTTTACCTACATTTTGTGGGTTACCCCATCGACTGGAATGGTGTGGCGCACCCCAAGGCATAGATTGTTACAACGACTCAAAATCGACCAATGTAGCCTCTACAACAGCTGCATTGCTTAGCTTTAGCCAACCCATTATCTGGATAGCCGGTGGCATAGATAAAGGCAACAACTATGCCCCCCTCCTACCCATTGTACAAGAGCAGGTCAAAGCAATCATCTGTTTGGGAAAAGATAACAGCGCTATTATCAAATCCTTTCGCCCGCTAGGTCTGCCTATAAAAGAGACCGATAACCTCTCTTCAGCCATAGACAACGCCCTATCTATTGCATTACCGGGGGAAGTCATCCTCTTATCCCCTGCATGTGCCAGCTTTGATTTATTTAAAAACTTTGAAGATCGAGGCAATCAATTTAAAGAACAGATAAACGCACGGATTCAAAAATAA
- the ruvB gene encoding Holliday junction branch migration DNA helicase RuvB, which yields MENDLINGPFGVLKKPEEQLDKALRPLQFNDFFGQEKLVENIQIFVAAAKQRKEALDHVLLHGPPGLGKTTLAYIIAYELNTNIKVTSGPVLDKPGDLAGLLTSLEPTNVLFIDEIHRLNPIVEEYLYTAMEDFKIDIMLDAGPNARSVQLALNPFTLIGATTRSGLLTAPLRARFGINARLDYYPATLLTKIVQRASGIWGAPIDQEAAYEIARRSRGTPRIANNLLKRTRDFAQVKGDGRITKDMVAVSLAALNVDEHGLDEMDKRILTNIIEKFKGGPVGLTTIATACLEEAETIEEVYEPFLIQEGYIKRTPRGRVATEAAYKHLGLPYTADLFEK from the coding sequence ATGGAGAATGATCTGATCAATGGTCCCTTCGGTGTGCTGAAGAAACCAGAAGAACAACTTGATAAAGCGCTACGTCCGCTTCAATTCAATGACTTCTTTGGACAAGAAAAGCTGGTGGAGAATATTCAAATATTTGTAGCAGCTGCCAAGCAAAGAAAAGAAGCGTTGGATCATGTATTGTTGCATGGCCCGCCTGGTTTAGGCAAAACGACATTGGCTTATATTATTGCTTATGAGTTGAATACTAATATAAAAGTTACATCTGGTCCTGTATTGGATAAACCTGGGGATTTAGCGGGGTTGTTGACTAGTTTAGAACCTACCAATGTGCTTTTTATAGATGAGATCCATCGTCTTAATCCGATAGTGGAAGAATATCTATATACAGCTATGGAAGATTTTAAAATAGACATTATGTTGGATGCTGGTCCCAATGCACGTAGTGTACAGTTGGCGTTGAACCCTTTTACCTTGATTGGGGCTACTACCCGTTCTGGTTTGCTTACTGCACCGTTACGGGCCCGTTTTGGTATTAATGCGCGGTTAGATTATTATCCTGCTACTTTGTTGACCAAAATTGTTCAGCGTGCCAGTGGTATATGGGGTGCGCCTATTGACCAAGAGGCTGCTTATGAAATTGCCAGGAGAAGTCGAGGGACGCCCCGTATAGCCAATAATCTGCTGAAACGTACACGCGATTTTGCTCAGGTTAAAGGGGATGGACGGATTACCAAGGATATGGTTGCAGTAAGCTTGGCAGCTTTGAATGTAGATGAGCATGGGCTAGATGAAATGGACAAACGTATTCTGACCAATATTATTGAAAAATTCAAGGGGGGGCCTGTAGGCCTTACTACTATTGCAACCGCTTGTTTGGAGGAGGCAGAAACGATAGAAGAGGTATATGAACCATTTCTTATTCAAGAAGGCTATATCAAACGTACCCCACGGGGAAGGGTCGCAACAGAGGCGGCTTATAAACATCTAGGGTTGCCTTATACGGCTGATCTTTTTGAGAAATAA
- the rpsG gene encoding 30S ribosomal protein S7, translating to MRRKQAIKRVLAPDYKYGDPLVTRFVNGLMQQGKKSLAFSIFYDTIASVSQKTQEEGLEVWRKALHNVTPTLEVKRRRVGGATLQVPIEIRPDRRIFLGMKWLIDYARSRGEKTMKERLTNEIIAAAKEEGGAFKRKVDTHKMASSNRAFSHFNLR from the coding sequence ATGAGAAGGAAACAAGCTATAAAAAGAGTATTAGCACCTGACTATAAATATGGAGATCCGTTAGTAACTAGATTTGTAAACGGATTGATGCAACAAGGAAAGAAAAGCCTTGCTTTCAGTATTTTTTATGATACCATTGCCTCGGTCTCCCAAAAGACACAAGAAGAAGGTTTAGAAGTTTGGCGCAAAGCGCTGCATAATGTAACCCCCACTTTAGAGGTCAAACGGAGGCGTGTTGGAGGGGCTACCCTTCAAGTTCCTATTGAAATACGGCCAGACAGAAGGATATTTTTAGGCATGAAATGGCTGATTGACTATGCAAGATCCCGTGGAGAAAAGACTATGAAAGAAAGACTAACCAACGAAATTATTGCAGCTGCTAAGGAAGAGGGAGGTGCTTTCAAACGTAAAGTAGACACCCATAAAATGGCAAGTTCAAACAGAGCCTTCTCACATTTTAACTTGAGATAA
- a CDS encoding sodium:solute symporter family protein, with protein sequence MLSSSFSIPYFLIASFLLLNLGVGLASRKATTFRAYAVDDKRFSTVKLLATLLATSFCGVVLVSPVQVCYSYGLLQFCLMFVNAIALWLTSLAWVRMAPFMHHLSIAETIGSVYGNYPRIITALLSIWYTISTLIFQINAISYIVTACLHSVDPNSMIVLAALVIITYAAFGGIRSVTNTDVLQFITFIIIIIIVAKLMFVKTGKSFLEIIWFARKQEKFKLSSLCYPDSHLWDCIVYFLFCLLSIVDPAIIQRMYMCSGPIQVKKVFLYGSFLYVLIMLFICLIGLFVFSSNSTLSMEEIWGYIVTSLPSFLQGAIVTCVLAMATSTADSYLHLCSIIVVHDLMASIPGVKPIVDRLQIRVARLAILGIGLFSMIMAIYSNDLWKSFSSIVFYVYTLYNVVVSAPFILACFGFRGSARTALVGMAMAILMSLACKKFRFLIGIPACVASMVANGCIYSRHWLIMNCIPLFS encoded by the coding sequence ATGTTATCATCTTCATTTTCTATACCATACTTCTTGATAGCCTCATTTTTATTATTAAACCTAGGGGTAGGCTTAGCGAGCAGAAAAGCAACCACCTTTCGAGCCTATGCTGTGGATGACAAGCGATTTTCTACGGTTAAGTTGCTGGCTACACTACTGGCTACTTCTTTTTGTGGGGTAGTACTTGTGTCTCCTGTACAAGTATGTTATAGCTATGGTTTATTGCAGTTTTGTTTAATGTTTGTTAATGCTATCGCTTTGTGGTTGACTAGCTTGGCATGGGTGCGGATGGCTCCATTTATGCATCACCTTTCTATTGCAGAAACAATAGGTAGCGTATATGGAAACTATCCAAGGATTATTACTGCTTTGTTGAGTATATGGTATACTATTTCTACTCTTATTTTTCAAATCAATGCGATTTCCTATATTGTCACTGCCTGTTTACATTCGGTTGATCCTAATAGCATGATCGTATTGGCAGCTTTGGTGATTATTACTTATGCTGCTTTTGGAGGAATTCGTTCTGTTACCAATACAGATGTGCTTCAATTTATAACTTTTATTATTATAATTATTATTGTTGCTAAACTTATGTTTGTAAAAACAGGTAAATCTTTTTTGGAAATTATATGGTTTGCACGAAAACAAGAAAAGTTTAAACTTAGCAGCTTATGCTATCCTGATAGCCATCTATGGGATTGTATTGTATATTTTCTATTTTGCCTTTTGAGTATTGTTGATCCTGCCATTATACAGAGGATGTACATGTGCTCTGGTCCTATTCAGGTAAAAAAGGTTTTTTTGTATGGTAGCTTTTTATATGTGCTTATAATGCTTTTTATATGCCTGATTGGTCTATTTGTTTTTTCAAGCAATTCAACTTTATCGATGGAAGAAATTTGGGGTTATATAGTTACCAGTCTGCCATCTTTTTTACAAGGTGCTATTGTCACTTGTGTGTTAGCTATGGCCACGTCTACAGCTGATTCTTATTTACATCTTTGTTCTATTATAGTGGTTCATGATCTGATGGCAAGCATTCCGGGGGTAAAGCCAATTGTGGATAGACTTCAGATTCGGGTGGCTAGATTGGCGATACTAGGTATCGGGCTATTCTCTATGATCATGGCTATTTATTCCAATGATCTATGGAAGAGTTTTAGTAGTATTGTTTTTTACGTGTATACACTTTATAACGTTGTAGTTTCTGCCCCTTTTATCTTAGCTTGCTTTGGCTTTCGAGGTAGTGCTCGAACTGCTTTAGTAGGGATGGCGATGGCTATATTGATGAGTTTGGCTTGTAAAAAATTTAGGTTTTTAATAGGTATTCCTGCTTGTGTAGCTTCTATGGTAGCTAATGGTTGTATCTATTCACGTCACTGGTTAATAATGAATTGTATTCCACTTTTTTCTTGA
- the fusA gene encoding elongation factor G has protein sequence MANELTFLRNIGIMAHIDAGKTTTTERILYYTGLTHKIGEVHDGGAVMDWMAQEQERGITITSAATTTFWKYPTIQGKANDKTQTYKINIIDTPGHVDFTVEVERSLRVLDGAIALFCAVSGVEPQSETVWRQADKYRVPRICFVNKMDRAGANFFNALNEIKEKLGTNPVPLQIPIGSETAFKGVVDLITNEAIVWNENDLGMTYQVIPIPEDLVETVAEWRQNLIESVASYDEALMEKFFDHPDTITPDEIRAAIRKAVIDLSFSPVLCGSAFKNKGVQALLDAACAYLPSPLDLPPVECTHPDTGAVMLRKPENSEPFTALAFKIATDPFVGRLAFLRVYSGSLDAGSYVHNNRTGKKERIARLMQMHANKQNPINAVQAGDICAVVGFKEIKTGDTLTNEKQKAILEAITFPEPVIGYSIEPKKQADQDKLTLSIAKLMEEDPTLRMETSHETGQTILKGMGELHLEIIIDRLKREFKLEINQGAPQVAYKEALTATVEHKEVYKKQTGGRGKFADIVFEIGPRELVEGEPVKPGLEFVNKIVGGVIPKEFIPAIQKGFTAAMENGPLANYPVESMRVKIFHGSYHDVDSDSLSFELAARAGFRAAAQKASPVLLEPIMSVEVATPDEFTGPVTGDLNRRRGIMKGMHGKGGAQIVKAEVPLAELFGYVTDLRTITSGRASASLTFSHYEPVPKNLAEAVINKAKGITV, from the coding sequence ATGGCAAACGAACTAACCTTTTTAAGAAATATAGGCATCATGGCCCATATTGATGCTGGTAAAACAACCACCACGGAGCGCATTCTATATTATACCGGTCTAACCCACAAAATAGGGGAAGTACATGACGGAGGAGCTGTAATGGATTGGATGGCTCAAGAGCAAGAACGGGGGATTACCATTACCTCTGCTGCCACCACTACATTTTGGAAATATCCAACCATACAGGGCAAAGCAAATGACAAGACTCAAACCTATAAAATCAACATCATCGATACACCAGGCCACGTAGACTTTACCGTAGAGGTAGAGCGTTCTTTACGTGTATTGGATGGTGCCATTGCTTTATTTTGTGCTGTATCTGGTGTAGAGCCTCAGTCTGAAACTGTTTGGCGTCAAGCCGATAAATACAGGGTACCCCGCATCTGTTTTGTAAACAAAATGGATAGAGCTGGTGCCAACTTCTTTAATGCGCTGAATGAAATCAAAGAAAAACTAGGTACCAATCCCGTTCCATTACAAATTCCTATTGGCAGTGAAACAGCCTTTAAAGGGGTAGTAGACCTGATTACCAATGAAGCGATCGTTTGGAACGAAAATGACTTAGGTATGACCTACCAAGTAATACCTATTCCCGAAGATTTGGTAGAAACGGTTGCAGAGTGGCGTCAAAACCTCATTGAGAGTGTAGCCAGTTATGACGAAGCATTAATGGAAAAATTCTTTGATCATCCAGATACCATTACACCAGATGAAATCAGAGCAGCCATTCGCAAAGCGGTTATCGACCTCTCTTTTTCCCCTGTCCTCTGCGGTTCTGCTTTTAAAAACAAGGGTGTTCAAGCACTCTTAGATGCAGCATGTGCCTACCTACCTTCTCCACTAGATCTACCTCCAGTAGAATGCACCCATCCAGATACGGGAGCAGTCATGCTTAGAAAGCCAGAGAACAGTGAACCCTTTACCGCACTAGCCTTTAAAATTGCAACTGATCCGTTTGTAGGCAGGCTAGCCTTTTTGCGTGTCTACTCAGGCAGCCTAGATGCTGGATCTTACGTTCACAACAATAGAACCGGCAAAAAAGAGCGCATTGCCCGTTTGATGCAAATGCATGCCAACAAACAAAATCCTATTAACGCAGTACAAGCAGGAGACATCTGTGCAGTAGTAGGCTTCAAAGAGATTAAAACCGGCGATACATTAACCAATGAAAAGCAAAAAGCCATATTAGAAGCCATCACCTTTCCAGAGCCGGTAATCGGGTACTCTATTGAGCCTAAAAAACAAGCAGACCAGGATAAATTAACCCTATCCATTGCCAAGCTCATGGAAGAAGACCCAACCTTACGCATGGAAACCAGCCATGAAACTGGGCAAACCATTCTAAAAGGCATGGGTGAGTTACACCTAGAAATTATTATTGACCGGCTTAAGCGCGAATTTAAACTTGAAATCAACCAAGGCGCACCACAAGTTGCCTATAAGGAAGCGCTTACCGCTACTGTAGAACACAAAGAAGTTTATAAGAAACAAACAGGTGGTAGGGGTAAATTTGCAGATATTGTTTTTGAGATAGGACCTAGAGAGCTTGTGGAGGGCGAACCCGTTAAGCCAGGATTGGAATTTGTGAATAAGATTGTTGGAGGGGTTATTCCCAAAGAGTTTATTCCAGCCATTCAAAAAGGATTTACAGCAGCTATGGAGAATGGACCACTGGCAAACTATCCTGTAGAATCGATGCGGGTTAAAATCTTTCATGGCTCCTATCATGACGTTGACTCAGATTCTTTATCTTTCGAATTAGCCGCCAGAGCTGGTTTTAGGGCTGCCGCGCAGAAGGCTTCTCCTGTACTTTTGGAACCCATTATGTCTGTAGAAGTAGCTACCCCTGACGAGTTTACAGGTCCGGTAACAGGAGATCTTAATAGAAGAAGAGGTATTATGAAAGGCATGCATGGAAAAGGCGGCGCACAAATTGTTAAAGCAGAGGTGCCATTAGCAGAGCTATTTGGCTATGTTACCGACCTTAGAACCATTACCTCAGGGAGGGCGTCTGCTTCATTAACTTTTTCGCATTATGAGCCAGTCCCTAAAAACTTAGCAGAAGCTGTTATCAACAAGGCAAAAGGCATAACGGTATAG
- the rpsL gene encoding 30S ribosomal protein S12 produces the protein MLTIQQLVRKGRKKPSSSSKSPALSSCPQRRGVCVKVYTMKPRKPNSSMKKVARVRLTTGKEINTYIPGEGHNLQEHSIVLIRGGGVKDLSGVSYSIIRGVLDTSGVSGRCQARSVYGTKKPKKK, from the coding sequence ATGTTAACCATACAACAGCTCGTAAGAAAAGGTAGAAAAAAACCCTCTTCTTCATCAAAATCTCCAGCGCTTTCCTCCTGTCCACAACGGCGGGGCGTATGCGTCAAAGTTTATACTATGAAGCCAAGAAAGCCAAACTCCTCTATGAAGAAAGTAGCTAGAGTGCGCTTAACAACAGGGAAAGAAATCAACACCTACATTCCTGGAGAAGGCCATAACCTACAAGAGCACTCTATCGTCCTGATTAGAGGAGGAGGTGTAAAAGACTTATCAGGCGTCAGCTACTCTATTATTCGTGGCGTGTTGGATACTTCAGGTGTTAGTGGAAGGTGTCAAGCAAGGTCCGTATATGGAACCAAGAAGCCTAAGAAAAAATAA
- a CDS encoding type II CAAX endopeptidase family protein, with protein sequence MRSNIKLLMLLTLSSIGLYLGFSTMLIEPTIRYLLHRSVLRSFMARIIICSAALGYYVQLQKQQSMQHSIAPPAPLYRLTIGTILAQLMMTFALTLLSSIKEALWHPSVQPILHFSSNIDFVYRGIVEISCLTAILEELLFRGILEKLLSKITSSRRWITVISAIAFSLMHCNMSNNLLYFVMGCFLSYLYHQTNHIIYPMLAHGLHNLCATSIIYLALDKRLDVAINNLPIVTRGLLAIGTLLAVYTYVTHMFVSQKTKKSTKQRCD encoded by the coding sequence ATGAGATCAAACATTAAACTACTGATGCTATTGACCCTATCATCCATAGGGCTTTACCTAGGGTTTTCCACCATGTTGATAGAGCCGACCATTCGTTACCTACTGCATCGCTCTGTGCTGAGAAGCTTTATGGCACGGATCATCATTTGTTCCGCTGCTTTGGGCTACTATGTACAGCTACAGAAACAACAAAGCATGCAACACTCCATAGCGCCACCTGCACCTCTCTATAGGTTAACCATTGGCACGATACTGGCTCAACTGATGATGACATTTGCCTTAACATTGCTCAGCAGCATTAAAGAAGCATTATGGCATCCCAGCGTACAGCCCATATTACATTTTAGTAGCAACATCGACTTTGTATACCGTGGCATTGTAGAAATAAGCTGTCTAACGGCTATTCTAGAAGAACTACTCTTTCGAGGTATTTTAGAAAAACTACTCAGCAAAATCACCTCAAGCAGACGATGGATCACCGTGATCAGTGCCATAGCATTTAGTTTAATGCACTGCAATATGAGCAATAACCTATTGTATTTTGTAATGGGCTGCTTTCTCAGCTACCTATACCACCAAACCAACCATATTATCTACCCTATGCTCGCTCATGGACTACATAACTTATGTGCCACATCCATCATCTACCTCGCATTAGATAAAAGATTAGATGTAGCCATCAATAACTTACCTATTGTAACACGTGGCCTATTAGCTATTGGAACACTCCTAGCAGTTTATACCTATGTAACCCATATGTTCGTCAGTCAAAAAACAAAAAAAAGCACTAAACAAAGATGCGATTAG
- a CDS encoding phage holin family protein, whose product MFFRMIKMLCKLFGMACIVGIVREKLGVFAHTFQHNLQTKAKKIIQIFLLGSLVFILLGLGLRFLLLGLAYWLNTVFSSAYLGFFLVSIFCFLMVMFMVLMLRNKISSQEADQGHMKDGA is encoded by the coding sequence ATGTTTTTTAGAATGATAAAGATGCTATGCAAACTATTTGGAATGGCTTGTATAGTGGGCATAGTAAGAGAAAAACTAGGTGTATTTGCCCATACATTCCAGCATAATCTTCAGACGAAGGCTAAGAAAATAATCCAAATATTTTTACTTGGTTCCCTGGTTTTTATATTACTTGGTTTGGGGCTGCGTTTTTTATTACTTGGTTTGGCTTACTGGTTAAATACTGTTTTCTCTAGTGCTTATCTTGGCTTTTTTTTGGTTTCAATTTTTTGCTTTTTAATGGTTATGTTTATGGTCCTTATGTTGCGCAATAAAATCAGTAGCCAGGAAGCGGACCAGGGTCATATGAAGGATGGTGCGTAG
- a CDS encoding rhomboid family intramembrane serine protease, with protein sequence MHSVYAYIRNHFKQPGNGFVQLILLHILSFLLLFLFSTGCYICGYEAYSTWLYRKLALPSLYPLFIKQPWTIITYSFVHKGIVDLFWDMLVLYVFGQRIRAIARSKHILRLYCLGQAVGGILFFILYQFSPPFKGVATELAGPSAAIYAIMVAVCVLMPNLRLYCFFFSLPLKYVVVALLAIAFMHLPTQHAGYYLAQLGGALAGYVYARFCKNDLDINHSFFSLHGVRSSKMTLRVTKT encoded by the coding sequence ATGCATAGTGTTTACGCTTATATTCGCAATCATTTTAAACAGCCTGGGAATGGGTTTGTGCAACTTATTTTGCTCCATATTTTAAGTTTTCTATTGCTGTTTTTGTTTAGTACTGGATGTTATATTTGCGGTTATGAAGCATATAGTACATGGCTTTATAGAAAATTGGCACTTCCTTCTCTTTACCCATTATTCATAAAGCAGCCGTGGACCATTATTACCTACTCTTTTGTCCATAAGGGTATTGTAGATTTATTCTGGGATATGCTTGTCTTATACGTTTTTGGTCAAAGAATACGGGCCATTGCACGCTCCAAACATATATTGCGGCTTTATTGTTTAGGGCAAGCCGTAGGTGGGATTCTTTTTTTTATCCTCTACCAATTCTCACCTCCCTTTAAAGGTGTTGCCACTGAGCTTGCAGGGCCTTCAGCGGCTATTTATGCTATCATGGTAGCGGTTTGTGTGTTGATGCCTAATTTGCGGCTATATTGCTTCTTTTTCTCTTTACCATTAAAATATGTTGTGGTTGCTTTGCTGGCAATAGCATTTATGCATTTGCCTACCCAACATGCGGGATATTACTTGGCACAGTTGGGTGGTGCATTGGCTGGATATGTCTATGCTAGGTTTTGTAAAAATGATCTGGATATTAACCATTCTTTTTTTAGCTTGCATGGTGTTCGCAGCAGCAAGATGACGCTTCGTGTTACTAAAACATAG
- a CDS encoding YebC/PmpR family DNA-binding transcriptional regulator gives MAGHSKWSNIKRKKGVNDAKKSKIFTKLVKEITVAARSGGAEPELNPRLRLAIQNAKGANMPKEAILRAISKAGGNDVAAYHEVTYEGYGSHGVAIMVVCMTDKMIRTVANVRAIFAKYGGSLEKSGSITFLFDYKGVFTIPTADIKDLDDFTLGLIDAGAEALENDGASTHVICAVEDFGKVQKQLEAVAVAPIAAGLQYIPHTLVQVNDAALLKLIKLIDALKDDDDVQMVYHNIDIQPEQEALWE, from the coding sequence ATGGCAGGACATAGTAAGTGGTCTAATATCAAGCGTAAAAAAGGTGTAAATGACGCAAAAAAAAGTAAAATTTTTACAAAACTGGTTAAGGAGATAACGGTGGCTGCCAGAAGTGGAGGGGCTGAACCAGAACTTAACCCGCGATTGCGTTTGGCGATTCAAAATGCCAAGGGAGCCAATATGCCTAAAGAGGCTATACTGCGTGCCATTAGTAAGGCTGGTGGGAATGATGTAGCAGCCTATCATGAAGTCACCTATGAGGGATATGGTAGCCATGGTGTGGCCATCATGGTGGTTTGTATGACCGATAAAATGATTAGAACGGTGGCTAATGTGCGGGCTATTTTTGCTAAATATGGTGGCAGTTTGGAAAAAAGTGGTTCGATTACTTTTTTGTTTGACTATAAAGGAGTGTTTACCATTCCTACAGCAGATATTAAAGATCTGGATGATTTTACATTGGGGTTGATAGATGCAGGGGCAGAAGCATTGGAAAATGATGGCGCATCTACCCATGTGATTTGTGCGGTAGAAGACTTTGGAAAAGTCCAAAAACAGTTGGAAGCAGTTGCTGTGGCACCAATTGCTGCAGGGTTACAATATATTCCTCATACCCTGGTGCAGGTCAATGATGCTGCATTGCTTAAACTGATCAAGCTTATAGATGCGTTAAAGGATGATGACGACGTGCAAATGGTTTACCATAACATTGATATTCAGCCAGAGCAGGAAGCTTTATGGGAATAG